Proteins encoded together in one Vibrio metoecus window:
- a CDS encoding ketoacyl-ACP synthase III gives MTQCYAEITGWGKCLPPATLSNHDLSTFLDTSDEWIQSRTGIEQRRISHVNTSDLATVAAQHAIACAGVSVEEIDLIIVATCSPDSLIPNIASKVQQNLGIPSAAAFDLNAACTGFLYGLETATRLMQASHYRHALVIGAERLSFYLDWTQRDTAVLFGDGAGAVVLSKTEQKVGLQDAQIGCDAQGRDILAVPKFGTAMDRFDADNGYWAFDFVGKEIFKRAVRGMGAAAQQVLARSGLSTEEIDVVIPHQANIRIIQTLCDLAGIAQDKAFVNIHRYGNTSAATVPIALCEALEQGKIKPHDDLLVAAFGAGLTWGAGHIRWGERITPLGKSDAQLPSCDHTALDLLSKAIEHCKRHQSE, from the coding sequence ATGACTCAATGTTATGCCGAAATTACCGGGTGGGGTAAATGTCTGCCACCTGCGACGCTCTCCAATCACGATTTGAGCACCTTTCTTGATACTTCCGATGAGTGGATTCAATCACGTACTGGGATTGAACAGCGTCGGATAAGCCACGTGAATACTTCCGATCTCGCCACCGTGGCCGCTCAGCATGCCATTGCCTGTGCGGGCGTAAGCGTTGAAGAGATAGACCTGATTATTGTGGCAACCTGTTCACCGGATTCGTTAATTCCCAATATTGCTTCAAAAGTGCAGCAAAATTTAGGCATTCCTTCTGCCGCCGCCTTTGATCTCAACGCAGCCTGTACCGGTTTCCTCTATGGCTTAGAAACCGCAACACGCTTGATGCAAGCGAGCCATTATCGCCATGCTTTGGTGATTGGTGCTGAGCGCCTCTCTTTCTATCTTGACTGGACGCAGCGAGACACTGCTGTGCTGTTTGGGGATGGTGCAGGTGCCGTGGTATTGAGCAAGACCGAACAAAAAGTGGGCTTGCAAGATGCGCAAATTGGCTGTGATGCCCAAGGACGAGATATTTTAGCGGTACCTAAGTTTGGAACCGCGATGGATCGTTTTGATGCAGACAATGGTTACTGGGCATTTGATTTCGTGGGTAAAGAGATCTTTAAACGCGCGGTGCGTGGCATGGGTGCTGCGGCGCAGCAAGTGCTGGCACGTAGCGGCTTATCGACCGAAGAAATTGATGTGGTGATCCCGCATCAAGCCAATATCCGCATTATTCAAACCCTGTGTGATTTGGCGGGCATCGCGCAAGACAAAGCCTTTGTCAATATTCATCGCTACGGTAATACCTCCGCGGCCACGGTGCCGATTGCCCTATGCGAAGCGTTAGAGCAAGGTAAAATCAAACCTCATGATGATCTGTTGGTCGCCGCTTTTGGCGCAGGGCTAACGTGGGGTGCGGGTCATATTCGCTGGGGTGAGCGGATAACGCCTCTGGGTAAAAGCGATGCGCAATTGCCTTCTTGTGATCACACGGCGTTAGATCTGTTGAGCAAGGCTATTGAGCACTGCAAGCGTCATCAATCAGAATGA
- the trxC gene encoding thioredoxin TrxC has product MSTFNTRCPSCHSLNRVPEERITESPNCGKCQSALLDGAPIEGTETNFSALLQSDKPVVVDFWAPWCNPCVGFAPIFSDVAAERKGQIRCVKIDTEAQQNLAAHFQIRSIPTIMVFKNGQRIDMINGALPKSQFDQWLNQALTK; this is encoded by the coding sequence ATGTCAACATTCAATACCCGCTGCCCATCTTGCCACAGCCTCAACCGTGTGCCAGAAGAGCGCATTACCGAAAGCCCAAATTGTGGCAAATGCCAAAGTGCACTACTCGATGGAGCACCAATTGAAGGTACTGAAACCAATTTTTCCGCGCTGCTGCAAAGCGACAAACCTGTCGTCGTCGATTTTTGGGCACCATGGTGTAACCCTTGTGTCGGCTTCGCACCGATTTTTAGTGATGTTGCCGCCGAGCGAAAAGGCCAGATCCGCTGCGTGAAAATTGATACCGAAGCGCAGCAAAACCTTGCTGCACATTTTCAAATTCGCAGTATTCCCACCATTATGGTGTTCAAAAATGGCCAACGCATCGACATGATCAATGGTGCGCTACCAAAATCTCAATTTGACCAATGGTTAAACCAAGCGCTGACTAAATAA
- a CDS encoding MFS transporter, whose product MEIHSSAPNRIAVPVIALTLYAIAAGYLMSLVPLMLPHYQLESDLASWLASVFYAGLLAGALVAEPFVNRLGHRKAFVWCLSLLQLSIVVMPLLPYASIWLLARLVAGIAVAGIFVVVESWLLHGDEQGRAKRLGIYMVSLYGGTALGQMAIGQLGVAGAVPFIAITTLLLIASMVLMYVDSDQPSTQQASSLSLRQIFTLSKAAMIGCLVSGLTLGAIYGLMPVELANRGISHTDLGNLMALVILGGMAVQPLVPWLSKFLGRTLQMALFCLLGTAAIALTVFDDSLLVLGISLFILGMATFALYPIAINLGCDKLDASYIVSATQVMLLSYSVGSVVGPVLADWFMQDRHGLMAYLFAILLATCLYMLIKSVKTKRQWVAGE is encoded by the coding sequence GTGGAAATCCATTCTTCTGCACCAAACCGCATTGCGGTGCCTGTTATTGCGTTAACTCTGTATGCGATTGCCGCAGGCTACTTAATGAGCCTAGTGCCTTTAATGCTGCCGCATTACCAACTCGAATCTGATTTGGCCAGTTGGCTGGCAAGCGTTTTTTATGCCGGATTATTAGCGGGCGCGCTGGTTGCAGAGCCTTTCGTTAATCGTTTAGGCCACCGTAAAGCCTTTGTATGGTGCTTGAGCTTACTGCAACTGTCGATTGTGGTTATGCCGCTATTGCCCTACGCCAGTATTTGGCTCTTGGCGCGCTTGGTCGCAGGTATCGCCGTGGCCGGCATTTTTGTGGTGGTGGAATCTTGGTTACTGCATGGCGATGAACAAGGTCGCGCTAAGCGTCTTGGCATTTACATGGTGTCACTCTATGGCGGTACTGCACTCGGACAAATGGCAATTGGCCAACTGGGGGTGGCAGGTGCCGTGCCTTTTATTGCGATCACCACACTACTTTTGATTGCTTCCATGGTGCTGATGTACGTAGATTCGGATCAGCCTTCCACGCAGCAAGCCAGCTCACTTTCGTTGCGTCAGATTTTCACGCTCAGTAAAGCGGCGATGATCGGCTGCCTCGTTTCGGGCCTGACATTAGGAGCAATTTACGGTTTGATGCCGGTGGAACTTGCCAACCGTGGCATTAGCCATACTGATCTGGGTAACTTAATGGCGCTGGTGATTTTAGGCGGAATGGCGGTGCAACCTCTGGTGCCTTGGCTGTCTAAATTTTTAGGTCGCACTCTGCAGATGGCGCTGTTCTGCTTACTTGGCACAGCAGCCATCGCGCTGACCGTGTTCGATGATTCGCTGCTCGTACTGGGCATTAGCCTGTTTATTTTAGGCATGGCGACCTTCGCCCTCTACCCAATCGCGATTAATTTAGGCTGCGACAAATTGGATGCGAGCTACATTGTTTCCGCAACCCAAGTGATGCTGCTCAGCTACAGCGTAGGCTCGGTGGTTGGTCCGGTATTGGCCGATTGGTTTATGCAAGATCGCCACGGCTTGATGGCTTACTTGTTTGCCATTTTACTCGCGACTTGTTTGTATATGCTGATCAAAAGCGTCAAAACCAAACGCCAATGGGTGGCAGGCGAGTAA